The Aspergillus fumigatus Af293 chromosome 7, whole genome shotgun sequence genome includes the window CTCTCCTTTGACTCAGCCCTTAAGATATCAATCATGAAGTGCTTAATATACTCCAGGCCTCCTGATTGAGTGGACCAGGATCTCGTACATGGGTAGATGACAATCTAGGACGCCCTTGCTGGCTTCAATTCACCAACACACTCACCAAATCCGACGCCCGACGACTCGTCCCCAGCTACCGCCgacatcttcaccacatcCCCATCCTGCAAGAAACGTCGCGATGACCCATCCGATAACGCCACAGGCACCTTCCCACCCTGCGTGATCTCAAGCAAACATCCATAACTCCCTTCAGCGGGTCCACTCACCGTGCCCGTGCCCAGGATGTCTCCGGTCTGCAAGTCACACCCCGTGCTGGCGAGATGCGCACACATCTGCCGATGACTCCAGAACAGATCCTGGGCACCCGACGTGCTCAGCAGCGTCGAGGACGCGCCATGCTCAAGCTCGACCTTCAAACTGATGGCATAGGTAAAGTCCACAGTGTCCTGGAGGTGCCTTGGCAGCGAGACGTGGGGTTCAGGACCGGGGGCCTTGAATGGCTCCAGCGCGTCCAGAGTTACGATCCAGGGGGAGATGGTGGTTCCAAAGGCTTTGCCGTTGAGGGGGCCCAGAGGAACCATTTCAAGGCCTTGGATGTCACGGGCTGTTGGAATTTCGAGGCAGACTTATTagttctctctctcctctgGATATCTCCGAAACGGAGGTGGTGGCTCACCGCTCCAATCGTTCAGAAGCACCAGCCCGAAGATATGCTCGTCTGCGTCTGTGGCGTCTAGACCGCGGTGCGCTGGCACCGGCGTACCGACTACAACACCGATCTCGAGCTCGTAGTCCATTGCCTGTGAGGGCCCGTAGGCCACGGTCTTTTTCTCGATCCCTGCGGATCGATCATAGAAGTGGCCTAGGGGTCGGGTAATGGGGGTCCCTGAGGGGACGATTGTGCTTGCGCGGCCGCCGTAGCCGATGGGGAAGTGGAAGAAACCCGGTGGCGGGGTGTCGTCGTTCAGGATTGCCCTGCCTGCGTTTTTGACGTGATTGAGGCTGCAAGAGAAGTCTGCGAGATGTTAGTCTCGCCGTGCATACATGAAATTGGCGTACGGGGGTGAGATAGCAATTACTTACCGGTAAATGCTGGGATTGAGACGGGAAGATGCATCCGGACGGCAGTGA containing:
- a CDS encoding fumarylacetoacetate hydrolase family protein; the protein is MTSPAYSHHFSINNLPFGVASSSQHPQPQCVTRLGNTVIFLGDLQRAGLFREVTSLPRGVFDNRTLNAFAALDKQVHKHVRQALQSALQDSGVKKLPIGSTEPITAVRMHLPVSIPAFTDFSCSLNHVKNAGRAILNDDTPPPGFFHFPIGYGGRASTIVPSGTPITRPLGHFYDRSAGIEKKTVAYGPSQAMDYELEIGVVVGTPVPAHRGLDATDADEHIFGLVLLNDWSARDIQGLEMVPLGPLNGKAFGTTISPWIVTLDALEPFKAPGPEPHVSLPRHLQDTVDFTYAISLKVELEHGASSTLLSTSGAQDLFWSHRQMCAHLASTGCDLQTGDILGTGTVSGPAEGSYGCLLEITQGGKVPVALSDGSSRRFLQDGDVVKMSAVAGDESSGVGFGECVGELKPARAS